A window of Silurus meridionalis isolate SWU-2019-XX chromosome 4, ASM1480568v1, whole genome shotgun sequence contains these coding sequences:
- the LOC124384888 gene encoding enkurin-like — protein MKATISSVMHPPENFYHLIPREEVKSEKAPRYMSQFREQVKQEQKLNKASHRTMGPAKVEVSSPDKFLKKHSKEPKLPEKKPFLYREVLPRKPSIPAKTEQLLAGGHAQRDFVRRNAVENIKAVPRKPEPASVHTRHGDKELLENSGLVPKYIKRKDYGKVPEYLKQRQEELRRAQEEYDRYVKKKRKEEAMMQLSEEERQDILHGLKKNWDELNHQYQGLSLFTDIISKKQKKERLESEMKQLEKDIELIKRHKIIYITKN, from the exons ATGAAAGCTACAATCTCGAGTGTAATGCATCCTCCTGAGAACTTTTATCACCTGATTCCCAGAGAGGAGGTGAAGAGTGAAAAAGCTCCCAG ATACATGTCACAGTTCAGAGAGCAGGTTAAACAGGAGCAGAAGCTGAACAAAGCCTCCCACAGGACCATGGGTCCAGCTAAAGTGGAAGTGTCTTCTCCAGATAAATTCCTGAAGAAACACTCCAAAGAACCCAAACTTCCTGAAA AGAAGCCGTTCTTGTACAGAGAGGTCCTGCCCAGGAAACCGTCGATCCCGGCCAAAACCGAGCAGCTGCTCGCCGGAGGACACGCCCAACGAGACTTTGTGAGAAGGAACGCAGTGGAGAACATAAAGGCAGTTCCACGTAAACCCGAACCTGCTTCCGTACACACCAGACATGGAGACAAGGAGCTGCTGGAGAACTCAGGCCTCGTCCCAAAGTATATCAAGAGAaag gattaCGGGAAAGTGCCGGAGTACCTGAAACAGAGGCAGGAGGAGTTGAGGAGAGCGCAGGAGGAGTACGATCGCTacgtgaagaagaagaggaaggaggAAGCCATGATGCAGCTCTCTGAAGAGGAACGACAGGATATACTGCAc ggaCTGAAGAAGAACTGGGATGAGCTCAATCATCAGTACCAAGGCCTGTCTTTGTTCACGGACATCATTtctaagaaacaaaaaaaggaaagactgGAGTCAGAAATGAAGCAGCTGGAGAAAGACATCGAGCTGATCAAGAGACACAAAATCATCTACATCACTAAAAACTAA